A part of Primulina eburnea isolate SZY01 chromosome 10, ASM2296580v1, whole genome shotgun sequence genomic DNA contains:
- the LOC140803158 gene encoding plant UBX domain-containing protein 3-like, with protein MVRVLQASKESGEDRVSSVSMEDQTESMNGHPHMAVINTFCEITNCAFKSEALFFLESHNFDLDAAVSTFFDTGGSVSAVAVEIDSPVRSQSPDSPSGESESPPSRFRSPSPPPASRSYNLRSSASDKTAAAASSERKGRTGSRIKTLGDLKRVSDGGDESDGDPDFDPQEYYTGGQKSGMLVQDSSRSKAADDVDAIFDQARQSGAVQRSVEHLLPPTSRSFTGTVRLLSGEASSTPHHPEVINHYIICWRNGFTVDNGPLRMLDDPESASFLESISMSECPKELAPADKRTKVLVSLTRKDENYQEPQTNHLPFQGVARTLGSTSDMEPSNIVITALTAAPNPSPTLVVDNTQPSTSIQLRLADGTRLIAHFNNNHTIRDIRGFIDASRPDIPPTYQLQMMGFPPKQLTDLCQTIDQAGIANSVVIQKL; from the exons ATGGTGCGAGTGTTGCAAGCAAGTAAAGAATCTGGAGAAGACCGAGTGAGCTCTGTTTCCATGGAGGACCAAACGGAATCCATGAACGGCCACCCTCATATGGCTGTGATCAACACTTTCTGCGAGATAACCAATTGCGCCTTCAAATCGGAGGCCCTCTTCTTCTTGGAGTCTCACAATTTCGATCTCGACGCCGCTGTTTCCACATTCTTCGATACCGGCGGCTCTGTCTCCGCCGTCGCCGTGGAGATTGATTCACCGGTGCGGTCTCAGTCTCCGGATTCCCCTTCTGGCGAATCGGAATCGCCCCCTTCGCGCTTCCGATCCCCCTCGCCACCGCCTGCCTCCCGTTCGTACAATCTACGCTCTTCTGCTAGCGATAAAACCGCCGCCGCCGCGTCCTCCGAGAGGAAAGGACGTACCGGGAGTCGAATTAAGACTTTGGGAGATCTGAAACGGGTTTCGGATGGTGGGGATGAGTCTGATGGCGACCCGGATTTTGATCCTCAGGAATACTACACCGGAGGGCAAAAGAG TGGAATGCTTGTTCAAGATTCATCGAGATCAAAGGCAGCAGATGATGTGGATGCCATATTTGATCAAGCAAGACAATCAGGAGCAGTACAGAGATCTGTCGAACATCTTTTACCTCCTACCTCCAGAAGTTTTACTGGAACAGTGAGGCTACTCTCTGGGGAGGCATCTTCCACCCCGCACCATCCTGAAGTCATTAATCACTACATCATTTGCTGGAGAAATGGCTTCACAGTGGATAATGGGCCTTTGAGGATGTTGGACGACCCTGAGAGTGCTTCATTCTTGGAG AGTATTAGTATGTCTGAATGTCCGAAGGAACTTGCTCCAGCCGATAAGAGAACCAAAGTTCTTGTTAGTCTCACAAGGAAGGACGAAAACTACCAG GAACCCCAAACAAACCATCTTCCCTTTCAAGGTGTTGCCCGAACTCTAGGTAGCACCAGTGACATGGAACCGAGCAATATTGTCATCACTGCATTGACTGCAGCTCCAAACCCGTCTCCCACCCTAGTTGTTGACAACACACAACCTTCTACATCGATTCAGCTTAGGTTGGCAGATGGTACACGCCTGATCGCACACTTCAACAACAACCATACCATCAGAGATATCCGGGGTTTCATTGATGCATCAAGGCCCGATATACCGCCAACTTATCAACTGCAGATGATGGGGTTCCCTCCAAAACAACTCACTGATCTGTGCCAGACAATAGATCAGGCTGGAATAGCTAACTCAGTCGTGATCCAGAaattataa
- the LOC140842941 gene encoding uncharacterized protein, protein MQRVQSITSWKCEWGSFKCFYCKENVHKAIDCQKRKAPIVGRAYVMNAEEVEEEADTTLITDLIVLFMPEFDIIIGMDWLSANGSSIYFRLRSVTIRPPSGKSCIFEAARNKQMPHIISCLCSRRLIKHGCQAFLACVTTAHAPISQKLEDVDNVREFPCVFPEDVSGIPPDREVELSIDLMPDFRMYVDV, encoded by the exons ATGCAAAGAGTGCAATCGATTACATCTTGGAAATGTGAATGGGGGTCATTCAAGTGTTTCTACTGTAAGGAGAATGTGCACAAAGCTATTGATTGCCAGAAGAGAAAAGCTCCTATTGTGGGACGAGCTTATGTTATGAATGCTGAAGAAGTTGAGGAGGAAGCAGACACTACGCTTAtcacgg atcttattgtgcttTTTATGCCCGAATTTGATATCATAATCggtatggattggctatcagcgAATGgatcttcaatttattttcgtCTGAGATCAGTGACTATTAGGCCACCTAGTGGTAAATCTTGTATCTTCGAGGCGGCgagaaacaagcaaatgccgcacattatctcttgtcttTGTTCGAGGAGACTTATTAAGCATGGATGCCAAGcttttctagcatgtgtcactaccGCACATGCACCTATCAGTCAGAAATTAGAGGATGTAGATAATGTCAGAGAATTTCCCTGTGTCTTCCCTGAGGATGTTTCTGGTATTCCACCAGATCGTGAAGTGGAATTATCTATTGATCTTATGCCAg atttcagaatgtatgttgatgtttag